A genomic segment from Glycine soja cultivar W05 chromosome 20, ASM419377v2, whole genome shotgun sequence encodes:
- the LOC114402824 gene encoding uncharacterized protein LOC114402824 yields MASSSITCNFHPSISFPISATRFSISFSHPLLCTYNGLSLHPSSSSFRVFAKFEKFQSQPSQFQEPDPSLSPVENTETSVEDGEEDDSCLPSDLEGAVRQSSEAAAIFVSSGGIRAIVELLIPQLQFLDDEGAQVELWELSRIFLDTLIEKTKFQRVKALFPDAGAAALLKYRWKDALFRFASLSDRKPVESDDEVVVMIVPDYQMLEYVERIASNLSNIPEPTPLIMWNPRLISEDVGVGFNVRKLRRVFLSTFTTVYFMRPMPFGAIFRCYPGLWKVFSDDKERPDRYLLAKEFEIRPDAEDIELLFADEEQKSEQGQGLLDKAAGIFSSISRMMKSI; encoded by the exons ATGGCTTCTTCAAGCATAACCTGCAACTTCCATCCTTCAATATCCTTTCCAATCTCAGCCACTCGTTTTTCCATATCTTTTTCGCACCCTCTACTTTGCACCTACAATGGCCTTTCCCTTCACCCTTCAAGCTCCAGCTTCAGAGTTTTTGCCAAGTTTGAGAAATTCCAAAGCCAACCTTCCCAATTCCAAGAGCCTGACCCTTCACTCTCACCAGTAGAAAATACAGAAACTTCTGTTGAGGATGGGGAGGAGGATGACAG TTGCTTGCCTTCAGACTTGGAGGGTGCAGTGCGGCAATCAAGTGAGGCCGCGGCCATATTTGTATCTTCAGGAGGGATAAGAGCCATA GTTGAACTTTTAATCCCCCAACTGCAATTTTTGGATGACGAAGGCGCGCAGGTGGAACTCTGGGAATTGTCAAGGATTTTTTTGGATACACTCATTGAAAAAACTAAATTCCAG AGAGTTAAAGCCTTATTTCCAGATGCTGGTGCAGCAGCCCTTCTGAAATATCGGTGGAAAGATGCTCTATTTAGATTTGCAAG CTTAAGTGACCGGAAGCCTGTAGAAAGTGACGATGAGGTTGTGGTTATGATTGTTCCTGATTATCAGATGTTAGAGTATGTAGAGAGAATTGCATCCAATCTCTCAAATATTCCAGAA CCTACGCCCCTCATCATGTGGAATCCACGCCTGATTAGTGAGGATGTTGGAGTTGGATTTAATGTCCGAAAGTTAAGACGTGTCTTTCTAAG CACTTTTACAACTGTCTATTTCATGCGACCTATGCCATTTGGAGCAATCTTTAGGTGTTATCCTGG ATTGTGGAAAGTGTTCAGTGACGACAAGGAAAGGCCAGATAGATATTTGCTTGCCAAGGAATTCGAAATCCGTCCTGATGCTGAAGACATCGAG CTTCTATTTGCCGATGAAGAACAGAAGTCTGAGCAAGGGCAAGGTTTGCTTGACAAAGCAGCAGGCATATTCTCTTCAATTAGCCGGATGATGAAGTCTATATAA
- the LOC114402265 gene encoding kinesin-like protein KIN-14S — MNDQSMQIQMLAEKFHRFVLDCELKQPSIAQCSDIVSKQVNENSDSMDEHSLSNGTHEVSPDKGHTLPILKKILDLGAKIQDLKKQHITLCDEVKLTSESFPGNDILKSVQLLGAEYELLKRKYSEESSERRRLYNEVIELKGNIRVFCRCRPLNENEIANGSVSVVNFESSSDNELQVICADSSKKQFKFDHVFGPEDNQETVFQQTKPIVTSVLDGYNVCIFAYGQTGTGKTFTMEGTPEHRGVNYRTLEELFRITEERHGTMKYELSVSMLEVYNEKIRDLLVENSTQPTKKLEIKQAAEGTQEVPGLVEARVYGTEDVWEMLKTGNRVRSVGSTCANELSSRSHCLLRVTVMGENLINGQRTKSHLWLVDLAGSERVGKTEAEGERLKESQFINKSLSALGDVISALASKSSHIPYRNSKLTHILQSSLGGDCKTLMFVQVSPSSADLGETLCSLNFATRVRGIESGPARKQVDHTELFKYKQMAEKLKQDEKETKKLQDSLQIMQLRLAAREHHCRSLQEKVRDLENQIAEERKTRLKQESRSLAAVTVQPSSSTVHKTMTDKKPPLNPSKLRLPLRRITNSLPPRSPLRSKSYTAFMSGKENSVRRNSMATNAVRPASPSTTAQFLQARRRVSVAVRPPAPSTTQVFQPRRRVSIATLPSHTISDITTPLRTSALRVTGGSSQQSRIRSQRKDRYSSLFAPLPELRTSVETTPMTVRRSSKFMMSSPVRADSREGSARHPTLLALQRKPVVWSPLRGLKSNRKSSLLPYRPT, encoded by the exons ATGAAcg ATCAATCCATGCAAATCCAAATGCTCGCTGAAAAATTCCACCGATTTGTTCTTGACTGCGAACTCAAGCAACCGTCAATCGCTCAGTGCTCTG ATATTGTGTCAAAGCAAGTGAACGAGAACTCTGACTCCATGGATGAACATAGTTTGTCCAATGGAACCCATGAAGTTTCTCCGGATAAGGGTCACACACTTCCCATATTGAAGAAAATACTTGATCTCGGTGCTAAAATTCAG GATTTGAAGAAGCAGCATATAACCTTGTGTGATGAAGTGAAACTCACTTCTGAGTCTTTTCCTGGCAATGATATTTTGAAGTCTGTACAGCTTCTGG GTGCTGAATACGAACTCTTAAAAAGAAAGTACTCAGAGGAGTCCTCTGAACGGAGGCGGCTTTACAATGAAGTAATTGAACTCAAGGGAAATATCAGGGTTTTCTGCAGATGCAGGCCATTAAATGAGAATGAAATTGCTAATGGGTCTGTATCTGTTGTCAATTTTGAGTCGTCTTCAGATAATGAGCTACAAGTCATTTGCGCAGATTCTTCTAAAAAgcaatttaaatttgatcatgTGTTTGGGCCAGAAGATAACCAAG AGACTGTTTTTCAACAGACCAAACCCATTGTTACATCAGTATTGGATGGGTACAATGTCTGCATATTTGCCTATGGGCAAACTGGAACTGGGAAAACATTTACAATGGAAGGGACACCAGAACACAGGGGAGTTAACTACAGAACCCTGGAAGAATTATTCCGGATAACTGAAGAGAGACATGGTACAATGAAGTATGAATTGTCTGTTAGCATGCTGGAGGTTTACAATGAGAAGATAAGAGATCTCTTGGTGGAAAATTCTACCCAACCCACTAAGAA attGGAGATAAAGCAAGCTGCCGAAGGAACCCAAGAGGTCCCAGGACTTGTTGAAGCTCGTGTTTATGGAACAGAAGATGTGTGGGAAATGCTTAAGACTGGAAACCGAGTCAGATCAGTTGGATCCACCTGTGCTAATGAACTTAGcagccgttctcattg CTTGTTAAGAGTAACTGTAATGGGGGAAAATTTAATCAATGGCCAGAGAACAAAGAGCCACCTTTGGCTAGTAGACTTAGCTGGCAGTGAGCGTGTGGGGAAAACTGAAGCTGAAGGAGAAAGGCTGAAGGAATCTCAATTCATAAATAAGTCACTTTCAGCACTTGGTGATGTTATTTCCGCCCTTGCTTCCAAATCATCCCACATCCCTTACAG GAACTCAAAACTCACTCATATTCTGCAAAGCTCTTTAG GAGGAGACTGCAAAACTTTAATGTTTGTGCAAGTGAGTCCAAGTTCAGCAGACTTGGGAGAGACACTTTGCTCACTGAATTTCGCCACCCGTGTCCGTGGGATCGAGAGTGGCCCAGCTCGCAAGCAAGTAGACCACACTGAGCTGTTTAAGTACAAGCAAATG GCTGAAAAGCTCAAACAAGATGAGAAGGAAACAAAGAAATTACAGGATAGTTTGCAAATCATGCAACTCAGGCTTGCAGCAAGAGAACATCATTGTAGAAGCCTTCAGGAAAAG GTTCGGGACCTCGAGAACCAGATTGCAGAAGAAAGGAAAACCAGACTAAAGCAAGAAAGTAGATCTCTTGCTGCCGTTACAGTTCAACCCTCATCATCAACAGTTCATAAAACCATGACAGACAAGAAGCCTCCACTGAATCCTTCAAAACTGAGATTGCCACTGAGAAGAATAACCAATTCCTTGCCTCCACGGTCTCCTCTTAGATCAAAGAGTTACACTGCCTTCATGAGTGGAAAGGAAAACTCTGTCAGAAGGAACTCAATGGCGACAAATGCTGTTAGGCCAGCTTCACCATCAACAACAGCACAGTTCCTTCAGGCAAGGAGGCGGGTGTCCGTTGCTGTGAGACCCCCTGCACCATCAACAACGCAGGTCTTTCAGCCAAGAAGGAGGGTCTCCATTGCCACACTACCTTCTCACACAATTTCTGACATTACTACTCCACTCCGTACCTCAGCATTACGTGTTACCGGTGGAAGCAGCCAACAATCACGGATAAGAAGCCAAAGGAAAGATCGGTATTCAAGTTTGTTCGCCCCATTGCCAGAGTTGAGAACATCAGTTGAGACAACTCCAATGACTGTAAGGAGGAGCAGCAAGTTTATGATGAGCAGTCCGGTAAGGGCAGATTCCAGGGAGGGATCCGCTAGGCATCCAACTCTTCTTGCACTTCAACGCAAGCCTGTAGTCTGGAGTCCTCTTAGAGGTTTGAAAAGTAACAGAAAGTCATCACTGTTGCCATATCGCCCAACCTAA